One window from the genome of Paenibacillus azoreducens encodes:
- a CDS encoding tetratricopeptide repeat protein, with amino-acid sequence MFQHVFAEMNHVLDEIMKYYPTAQEAQKHQMMQKWNMLKTMSDAIIDEWLTFEEKMGEFRQHVEVPSTSSIVNESSPELELNAFVRGQGYFRLLMFGQAAQQFSQVIREYPDSLLARMYLAMAHLHLEETKEAQRHFQWILPLAKSQKLKAMIYNALGCIAVKHGNAGKAQEFFALALQCDPTLPDPLINLKVCQQNCGQLQYGSQLISLM; translated from the coding sequence ATGTTCCAGCATGTTTTCGCGGAAATGAACCACGTGTTAGATGAAATCATGAAATATTACCCAACGGCGCAAGAGGCCCAAAAGCACCAGATGATGCAAAAATGGAATATGCTCAAAACCATGAGCGACGCCATCATCGATGAATGGTTGACATTTGAGGAAAAAATGGGGGAGTTCCGTCAACACGTTGAGGTTCCGTCCACTTCTTCGATCGTAAATGAATCTTCGCCTGAATTGGAATTAAACGCTTTTGTCCGCGGGCAGGGGTATTTCCGGCTGCTGATGTTTGGTCAGGCTGCGCAGCAATTTTCGCAGGTGATTCGCGAATATCCGGATTCCCTCTTGGCCCGGATGTACCTTGCTATGGCACATCTGCATTTGGAGGAAACCAAAGAGGCCCAAAGGCATTTTCAGTGGATACTGCCGCTGGCCAAAAGCCAGAAGTTGAAGGCCATGATCTACAATGCATTAGGATGCATTGCCGTGAAGCATGGGAATGCAGGAAAAGCGCAGGAGTTTTTCGCTTTGGCGTTACAATGCGATCCTACGCTGCCCGATCCTTTGATTAATTTGAAGGTATGCCAGCAAAATTGCGGTCAGCTGCAGTATGGAAGCCAATTGATTTCCCTGATGTGA